Within Rhododendron vialii isolate Sample 1 chromosome 12a, ASM3025357v1, the genomic segment aataaatattaCTCATGTTCAGGTAGTTTCGTATACATCCTCGAGTCACATGGATGTTAAGAAATTGCTGTCACGAGTTAGGCTCACATATTTTAAAGGGagattaacaaatgcaaataaataTCTTTGCAAATACAGGTGGATTTGGACATTTTTTGGACATTAAAAGTTAATTTCTCGAGTTGGCATTATATGTTTATTATTACTATCATTTTgtggaaccaaacaaataaTGATTCAAAATTATCCACGTAAAGATGATGTGTAATCCTACAGAGCCATTAATACAATTTCAAATTGCTCAACCCAAATTCATTTTAGGAAATTTAGCAAATGCAAATAAACATTTCTCATGTAGATGTGGATTCGTATATATCCCCAAGTCTTACTCACATGAACATTAAGAAATTGCTGTCTCGAGTTAGGCCCACATATTTTTAAGAGAGattaacaaatacgaataaATATCTTTCTAAATACAAGTGGATTTGGACATTTTTTGGACATTAAAGTTAATTTCTTGAGTTGGCATTATCAGTTTATTATCACTATCATTTGGTGGAACCAAATAAATAATGATTCAATATTATCCACGTAAAGATGATGTGTAATCTTACAGAGCCATTAATACAATTTCAAATTGCTCAACCCAAATTCATTTTAGGAAATTTAGCAATTGCAAATAAAGATTTCTCATGTACAAGTGGATTCGTATATACACACAAGTGACAAGAGTATTAGGGGTCGTTCCACTTTTTTCAAAGTTTGACTTttaatttcaaggtcaaaaattatgtatttacgcaaataattttcctatcaatatggattatatttgatagatctcattgagatcttttaaacggtgcaaaaaaaaaatgaaaaatttattttttattttcgttatatttgagtttaaaattacattttttttgaaaaagaaggtttttggagaaagcggaacggggcctaaggcACATGAACGTTACACTATCATTGTCTAGTCAtagattttggcactccaattttttatgatggcaCTCTAAAACTTGTCTTTTCGTGTGAAAATTATACATAGTAAGgtacactaaaagacaaattttagagtttcatcataaaaaatttgattgcCAAAATCATTATTTGTATGTTGATTATGTTTGtcaattgataatgccaaaactgtttttgttggtgccaaaaacTCTAGTGTAGAAAATGTTTGTACCATGTgcagtgtacaagacttttatgcgcTAAAGGAgtttttggcaccaacaaaaacagttttggcattatcactaccctGTTCGGAAAGCTAACACTGGTAAAATTAAAAGAGACAGAGAATCACACCGGGGCGTTACATAGTTTTAAATTGCTCAACCTGAAGCCAAATTAAAGGAAATGGTGCTTCTAAATTAAATACACCTCCAAAAATTCTCTTTACACTAACATTGAGCACAATTTTCGTGATACatgataaaaagaaataagCATTTAAAGAACATTTGAAGATTTTTCTAGAAGCCCTTATGGAAAATAATTGTGATGATTTCTATGCCCTAGGACGTATATAATGGACCCCACATGTCGTATTGCactaaaaattaccaaaatactaGTTTGGATCCTCTAGCAGCAAAAGTATAAATAGCCCGTTTTCTTTTGCAATCTTAGAATTTTATGCCGAGTGAAGATAGGCTGTCAGGTCGTGAAAGACGATTAAAACATTATCGTCaattgttttctcttctttttcttgcatATTTGTTTGTGATACTGCAATGTCATCGCTTGTGTTTTCACTTGTCACCGTACAAACTAGAAAGCTAGATAAAATAGTTAGGACAAAGAGTTTGATAATAGATTCACGTAGTGGACCCCAAATAGATGAGAAACAGAGTTTAGTTTCCTATTCAATGACATTTGCTTGTTGCAAAACATGGAAATGCGCGACGGCATGCGGCGAGAAAAGAGCACGGTGGGGGTTGGAGATTCTGGGGACAAAATATTCCGGTCAccagtatatatatgtataccgGGGTGCTCACCTTCCACTAGAAGCATTCTTCCAACTCCATCTGTCTCCCTCTTTGCTCTTGAGAATTCTTGCAACTCCATTTGTCTCCCTCTTTGCTCTCGAGAATTCGGTAGAAATATTTCAAGAGgtaaggccttttctctctgtttcatctttttgtttttctgtctTTCGTATATCTAGTCGAGAAAGTAAGTTCTATTACCGGCACTCTCATTTCAACTTTTTCATCAACTTCAAATGATTTTGATTCTAACTCAGTTGAATTGTTTGGTGGATGAATAGATGGAGCATTTTGGTGAACTAGAGGAACAAGTCTCCATCAGCATCGACGAAAATGAAATCCCAATTCCAGATTCTGAAGAtgattcattttcttcttcggTTTTCGAGGAATTTGGGATTTTCAAAGGCAATGGATTGACTAGAGTAGAAGAAAGAAACACATGTTACAAAGTCATCAATGGATGCGTTGCTCAGGGTATGGGAAAGGACAAAAATGTTGCTGCCGTCCATAAAATTCCATGGTTGGGTCCCAACGGGCGATTGGAAGCTTTCCGCATTTCCTTGGCTGAGATGGTGAAGAAATGTGGAGGGAATGGTAACATAAAGCATGCGTGGTATGGCGGATCTAGGGACGAAATCTGTGGAATCATATCCCATGGATTCCGAAGATGTAGGCAGTCGGACCATGGTGAAGATGGTTTTGGGGTACATTTGTATCCACTGGATTTTGTCATGGATGGGTAAGCATGAAACAACCACTGCTACTAGAATTTGGACAAAATGATCTTTCaattcttcctttctttttctcagAAATTTTAGAGATCAGTCAAAAGATGCTGactaaatctaaaaaaattaaacctaCAAATTCGCATGTGTCTAATCaagtttttgttagttttggtaagaaaaatcaacttttgaGATTTTTCACGTCAAATACAGATCGGCAATCCGAAAAGATTTGACCCAATTCTCAAATGTCAAACCCAGGGAGTGAAATGTAAATCAAATGTAATTAACcattttctcactttttttttttcccacttggGGCATAATTCATTTGACACGGcttgattattttctttctGAATACTGTGCAGGTTATTGACATCAGCTGAGGATGAATATGGGCTCCGGCATCTATTGCTGTGTAATGTGATATTGGGAAAAACGGAAGTAGTTCGGCCTAGTTCAAAACAGTTCAAACCAAGTTCGAACAAATTTGATTCCGGAGTCGATGATCTTTCAAAACCAACCAGGATGGTAATTTGGGAGGCTTACATGAACTCCCGAATTTTTCCCAGTTACGTTGTCAGTTTCAGGGCGCATGTCCTAGGTAAAGGGCCAAATTAGTGTTCCTTTTTTCAATATATATCATTGTTACGTagatttgttttgttgataaaaaatacGTAAATTCATTTGGGATTTTCCTCTTGTGTGTTTTCAAGCTAGCTTCATTCATTTGGATTTTGATGGTATTTGACAAGGTTTTGGAAGGGATCAAACTCCTGTATACAAGCCCACTACACAATGTGTAGAATTTTCTGTTCTGATTCCCAAGTTGGCAAACGTCTTACCTCCTTCAAAAATGGCGTTGATCTGTCAATATCAAAGCGAGTTCCGGGTAAGTtcatcttttctctctttcccttaagtattttttttcttgtccaCCCTGTATGGAAATTGTAGTATGAGCAACTTTGGCCGTCTAAGTCggctttcttttgtttttcatttatgtTACATATGTAACCGAAAAAGAGATCATAAGAAATTGATTGTGCTGTGCTAACAGAGAAAAAAGATCTCACGAGCCCAATTGATCCATAGATTGAGGCAACTAGCTGGAGACGAGCTATTAAATGATGTGATCAAAACGAGGGAGTCCGATGGTACTGGTGCTGCATAACATGAGGGATGTAAGAGCTTGCCTTAGCTCTTGGTCTGTGACAAAAATATCTGTTGTCTGGTTGAGGATTAGGCAGTAGTGGAATGTATAGTTTCTTTACCTGTAAGAATTTGTGAAGCTTGGGTACTGCAGTTGTGAAGATGTTCGTAAAAAAAGCGCCAGTCTTTCGTTGTTAAGTTGATCCCTCAATTATGTACAAACAGATGCCCAAGATAGCTAGTGTACGTGAATCAGTGTAAGAAAAGCTGTAAAAGCCCTATAGTTTGAACGAGTGTAAGGTCACATTTTATTTTCCTCCTGAGTTCTTCTGCAGTGCCATATTGTTGTATATTCCATCTTCGCCCCAAGTTGCTTGTTTTACAGTTTACAGTGATTCTAGTTACTACTTTTTAGTTAAATTTTAAATTGGTCAAAGTGGAGAAAATGGTATCAAATCAAGAAGAACTTTGTTAGTACTTTCTATTGTTGGTGTGCATATTTACTCGCTAAGGTAAAGGGTGTTAGAATaagtaatttgtaatcttctagaataatgtagaatgagtatttaaatatttaagtttaaaataattagaagtgtgtaaaagtaataattattaaaagaTATTTGTATGGGTAGGACTAGATAGTTCTAGAAGAAGCTTGAAAGATGTTTGTAATTAAGCACATGGATTAAAACTAGAAAAATTTAGAAGTTAGGAGATCTTTGTAATGCACATGTGCTTATCTCTAGCTAGAAAATTCTAGAGAATTGGATGTCCTCTATAAATAGAGCTTTCTTGTACTCATTTTGTGTAATGAAAAAATCCAAGCCTTTCACAACTTGTTCTTGTAACATCTCTCACCCAATCTTTCTTTACAAAATTCCACTCTCTTGTCTAAGTTACTTCAAAATCTAACTAAGCACCCCCAACAAAGGGAGCACCATATATAGCTCGCTTACTAAAACGATGAGAGCCTCTATTTGTTGTAACCAACTATAAGCCTGGAGATACATATCTCGAAACTTTTCGTGGACCTACCGATGGAAAACAATGGCATCTCTTTCTATGATTTTTACTTGGTTAGCTTGCAATCTGCAGTTCTCACCATTTAATTAAGCAAAATATGTGCAGTCCGTATCCTGTTTGTGATTGTGTTAAACTCAATGTTCGTGTGCCGATACacttaaaagaaacaaaactcaTGCATCATTTACATGTGATGAATTGCCAAGTGCATGCAGTGTAGGTTGCACATTAAGGTCATGGACCACGGGCCTTATAAAGAACCGTCACGCCCATAAAAAATGGGAAGTcaacaaggggaaaaaaatcgaCAGTTAATTTTGCGGGAAACAAAATTCATCTTCAATGCAACTGAACTCCTTAAAATTAAAACTGACTCAACTCATGAAATGATACTGCTCTACCAATCCTTACTTTTTATTTAAAGGTTCATGTTAAGCGTGGCTTGACCAATGACGGACCAAGAAATTTAGTAGAGAgaatgttttgaaaatattttccccAATCGATCAAGTCCTGTATTATTCTCATCTTGTTTTATACTATGTTTGAAGAtggtttgttaattttttttttttagaacggcaaatttttttattaatcttcgaAAAATTACAAAGATCAACAGGAGCAAAGAGAAAGGCACCAAAATGCCTAGTCTGAGACCCAATCCTTAGATTGGCCCAGATGAATCAATTAACAATGGGACGTAGCCCAAAGCTTCTAACAGACCTGAAAACCCAAATAGAATGGGACAAGTCCaacaaataaagcccaaaaaacacCTAACTCTAACAACAACAGCATAGTCCAAAAAACACCCTAGCACTGCCAACCAACACCACGAAGAGGCCATCCcaaatccaccaccaccatcagaAAACCCGATGACAATAGAGAACCACCGACTCCCGCTGTCACCTCACAAGCCGTTAGGCCAAGGACCGATGAAAAACCCCCCCCTTAAATTTTACAACACGCAATTTACACATTAATGAATTGAAATAAACCAAAAGTATGCCTTGCGACGGTCCAGATGAGATGAGCCTTGCAAGGCGAT encodes:
- the LOC131309610 gene encoding probable inactive poly [ADP-ribose] polymerase SRO2, which encodes MEMRDGMRREKSTVGVGDSGDKIFRSPVYICIPGCSPSTRSILPTPSVSLFALENSCNSICLPLCSREFGRNISRVEKMEHFGELEEQVSISIDENEIPIPDSEDDSFSSSVFEEFGIFKGNGLTRVEERNTCYKVINGCVAQGMGKDKNVAAVHKIPWLGPNGRLEAFRISLAEMVKKCGGNGNIKHAWYGGSRDEICGIISHGFRRCRQSDHGEDGFGVHLYPLDFVMDGLLTSAEDEYGLRHLLLCNVILGKTEVVRPSSKQFKPSSNKFDSGVDDLSKPTRMVIWEAYMNSRIFPSYVVSFRAHVLGFGRDQTPVYKPTTQCVEFSVLIPKLANVLPPSKMALICQYQSEFRRKKISRAQLIHRLRQLAGDELLNDVIKTRESDGTGAA